The proteins below come from a single Mytilus edulis chromosome 5, xbMytEdul2.2, whole genome shotgun sequence genomic window:
- the LOC139524097 gene encoding sodium-dependent phosphate transport protein 2B-like → MTVCNRFIYLITVLLKIILIFGFLYLFICALGFLSNAFKLVGGKAAGKVFRENDILTNPVAGLMIGVLVTVLLQSSSTTTSIIITMVGSEIIPIKTAIPMVMGANIGTSVTNTLVSLAQSSDREVFRKAFGGATVHDMFNWLTVIVLLPIESTVHYLYHLTGAIVRSLELSKSGKKKDLLKVITKPFTGLIVKVDKHVITNIALNKEGAEEGSVLKRWCKSVHIPYNSTVSHHEEYNSTLIEQLETAGTRYTLGIMANSNTSFIKWETNETLIKKINVERCHNLFAQTDLSDSTIGALLLVISLFVIAVALIFMVKLLNSLLKGSVAKVVKKFINSDFPGLFKYLTGYVAILIGTGTTMIIQSSSVFTSILTPLVGVGVVSLDRMLPLTLGANIGTCLTGILAALANPAKAIPNALQVALCHLFFNISGVLLFYPIPITRKAPINLAKGLGNITAKYRWFPICYLILVFVALPGLIFVLSLAGTVPFAVVGSIILLFLVCLIVINIAQKYCRSRLPSCLRNWDFLPLCFRSLKPIDKLISSVIGIFVCCRNQEKETDMSEKGSNNKAFTIL, encoded by the exons ATGACAGTATGTAACAGATTTATTTATCTAATAACTGTGCTGTTGAAGATTATTCTCATCTTTGGATTTTTATACCTCTTCATATGTGCACTTGGGTTCCTTAGTAATGCCTTCAAGTTAGTCGGAG GTAAAGCTGCTGGAAAAGTTTTCCGAGAAAACGACATACTAACGAATCCTGTCGCTGGACTTATGATCGGTGTATTGGTGACAGTTCTTTTACAAAGTTCTTCAACTACGACATCGATAATAATCACAATGGTAGGGTCTGAAA TAATTCCAATAAAAACCGCCATACCAATGGTAATGGGAGCAAATATCGGAACATCAGTGACAAATACCCTTGTTTCATTGGCACAATCTAGTGACAGAGAGGTATTCCGAAAGGCTTTTGGCGGCGCAACAGTACACGATATGTTTAACTGGTTGACTGTTATTGTATTGCTTCCTATTGAATCGACTGTTCACTACCTATATCATTTAACGGGAGCTATTGTGCGAAGTTTAGAGCTTTCGAAATCTGGAAAGAAGAAAGATTTGCTGAAAGTTATTACAAAACCATTTACTGGTCTTATTGTTAAG gtGGACAAACACGTAATTACAAATATAGCATTGAACAAAGAGGGTGCCGAAGAGGGTTCAGTATTAAAAAGATGGTGTAAGTCTGTACATATCCCGTACAACAGTACTGTGAGTCACCATGAAGAGTACa ATTCTACATTAATTGAACAGCTAGAAACAGCGGGAACTAGATACACTTTAGGAATAATGGCTAACAGTAACACGTCTTTCATTAAATGGGAAACAAATGAGACACTAATAAAGAAGATAAATGTAGAAAGAT GTCATAACTTGTTTGCTCAGACGGATCTATCAGATTCAACCATTGGAGCATTACTTCTTGTAATATCTCTCTTTGTTATTGCTGTGGCACTGATATTTATGGTCAAACTCTTGAATTCACTGCTTAAAGGATCTGTAGCCAAAGTCGTAAAAAAGTTCATCAATTCTGATTTTCCAGGGTTGTTCAAATATCTTACTGGATATGTTGCTATCCTTATAGGAACAG GAACAACGATGATTATCCAGAGTAGCTCCGTGTTTACATCTATACTTACCCCGTTGGTTGGTGTTGGAGTTGTTTCCCTTGATCGTATGCTTCCTTTGACTCTTGGTGCTAATATCGGAACTTGTCTGACAGGCATATTAGCTGCATTAGCCAATCCGGCAAAAGCGATACCGAATGCTCTCCAAGTTGCACtctgtcatttatttttcaacatttccGGAGTTCTTTTGTTTTATCCGATTCCAATTACAAGAAAGGCACCAATAAACTTAGCTAAAGGCCTGGGTAATATTACAGCAAAGTATCGATGGTTTCCGATCTGCTATTTAATACTTGTTTTCGTTGCCCTTCCGGGATTGATTTTTGTGTTATCATTAGCAGGAACGGTACCTTTTGCTGTTGTCGGTTCAATTATACTATTATTCTTAGTGTGCCTTATTGTCATAAACATTGCACAAAAGTATTGCCGCAGCAGGCTGCCAAGTTGTTTGAGGAATTGGGACTTTTTGCCATTGTGTTTTCGTTCCTTAAAACCAATTGACAAGCTAATTTCCAGTGTAATTGGAATATTCGTATGCTGTAGAAACCAAGAAAAGGAAACAGACATGTCCGAAAAAGGTTCCAATAACAAAGCATTCACAATTTTGTAA